The Anopheles coluzzii chromosome 2, AcolN3, whole genome shotgun sequence genome window below encodes:
- the LOC120948663 gene encoding uncharacterized protein LOC120948663 — protein MKCNQKHKLMRISFIFLIVLLFVRGYPAEENTEEETVIEDFFICRTCGNDVSVANLAFDKYTPLALSVTNHSFTETRSVLIQEVQNPLGIRFHIFLVKQASCAKVHPWTIKSTWFPGYAWKVCVCPKCHTLLGWMFEPVESATAEQSFPSEAGFYAIIFQNIITEGFVNSLLMKEKALRDN, from the exons ATGAAGTGCAATCAAAAGCATAAATTGATGCGAATTTCTTTCATCTTTTTAATAGTTTTGCTATTTGTGCGTGGCTATCCTGCCGAAGAGAATACTGAGGAAGAAACCGTGATTGAAG ACTTTTTTATATGTCGTACCTGCGGAAATGATGTCAGCGTAGCGAATCTAGCCTTCGACAAATACACCCCACTAGCGCTTAGCGTGACAAATCACTCTTTCACGGAAACACGTTCCGTGCTAATACAGGAAGTGCAGAATCCTCTCGGAATTCGGTTTCACATCTTTCTCGTAAAGCAAGCCTCCTGCGCAAAGGTTCACCCG TGGACAATCAAGTCGACCTGGTTCCCTGGCTACGCGTGGAAGGTTTGCGTGTGCCCCAAGTGTCATACACTGCTCGGGTGGATGTTCGAACCCGTCGAGAGCGCCACGGCAGAGCAAAGTTTCCCTTCGGAGGCGGGTTTCTACGCAATCATCTTTCAGAACATCATCACAGAAGGAT TCGTGAACTCGCTGCTTATGAAAGAAAAAGCACTGCGCGATAATTGA
- the LOC120961127 gene encoding RNA guanine-N7 methyltransferase activating subunit, translated as MVDPKRHINILSPEEQAFIEECDNEFAHRFTDLDEEFMAHCQRPSKPPPIVYPWNNRRGGGGGGGGGWRGERRFNDRGGRGRGGGHFNRRDARHQPYNNDRYRRNNHQSGRDEGYSNNSSQSNSRQYDRSGRERQ; from the coding sequence ATGGTTGACCCCAAGAGACACATCAACATCCTTTCGCCAGAGGAACAGGCGTTCATTGAGGAGTGCGACAATGAGTTTGCACATCGGTTTACGGATTTGGACGAAGAATTTATGGCGCACTGTCAGCGTCCCTCGAAACCGCCGCCAATAGTATATCCGTGGAACAATCGccgtggtggcggcggtggcggaggAGGAGGTTGGCGAGGAGAAAGACGTTTCAACGACAGGGGTGGAAGAGGGAGAGGAGGTGGCCATTTTAATCGGCGCGATGCAAGACATCAGCCATACAATAATGACAGATATCGTAGAAATAATCACCAGTCCGGTCGGGACGAAGGCTATAGCAACAATTCATCACAATCTAACAGCAGACAGTACGACCGATCCGGCCGAGAACGCCAGTAA